The following are from one region of the Elgaria multicarinata webbii isolate HBS135686 ecotype San Diego chromosome 13, rElgMul1.1.pri, whole genome shotgun sequence genome:
- the LOC134408187 gene encoding interferon-inducible GTPase 5-like, producing MSLKTPKVSSPGSPEQGDVSVVLVGKSGVGKSALLNALRGMSEDDVGCASVGPPAKSGGPVMYPDPSHPNILLWELVLDCEGQADRWLGEADLLVVVTDGKFDETHAHLAGEALAAGKKVYFARTKADLELHTLKRLMGECYDRSEVLRALRGVCAESLGAHNRGEPFVFLISAFEPYELDCPQLREALLKDVHKFERVLKPTRSDFEVISEREIAEIQEAYELGGLSEVVTRIQCSLETIWNAQLDIAITGESGAGKSTFVNALRGVNDEEEEAAATGVTETTAKPTAYPYPGHPNVTLWDLPGIGTPSFQADHYLEAVEFSRYDFFVILASERFKENHIRLGQAIVKQGKRFYFVRTKMDNDLESMRRRKNPPTEKDVLEEIRKDCQEKLAKAELADAKVFLLSSFEINKFDFQIFEETLEQELPSHKRHAFLLSLPNVSSAVIEKKRQLLHQEVWKVALISSLVAAVPLPGLAFTCDISILLRKLSTYRQDFGLDAASLARLAERSGKPLEVLRAEVHSTLGRSINRDVVIGLLGKATGSGLVVANFFLHRIPIYGALAAGGISFHTTYSMLSQCLEELAADSQKVLMKAFDSDV from the exons ATGTCTCTGAAGACCCCTAAGGTCTCCTCGCCGGGCTCCCCTGAGCAGGGGGATGTTTCGGTGGTCCTCGTGGGCAAATCTGGGGTGGGCAAATCAGCCCTTCTGAATGCCCTGCGAGGAATGTCAGAAGATGATGTTGGGTGTGCGTCAGTGGGCCCCCCGGCCAAATCTGGAGGGCCTGTCATGTACCCTGACCCATCCCACCCCAACATACTGTTGTGGGAGCTGGTGTTGGATTGTGAGGGCCAAGCAGACCGATGGCTGGGGGAAGCAGACCTGTTGGTCGTGGTGACCGACGGCAAGTTCGACGAGACCCACGCCCACCTGGCTGGGGAGGCCCTGGCAGCTGGCAAGAAAGTCTATTTTGCCCGCACCAAGGCTGACCTGGAGCTGCACACTCTCAAGCGACTGATGGGCGAGTGCTACGACCGATCCGAGGTTCTCAGGGCCCTGCGGGGGGTCTGTGCTGAATCGTTGGGGGCCCACAATCGTGGGGAGCCCTTTGTATTCTTGATCTCTGCTTTTGAGCCCTATGAACTGGACTGCCCCCAACTCCGAGAAGCGCTGCTGAAGGACGTTCACAAGTTTGAGAG GGTCCTGAAGCCCACCCGCTCGGACTTCGAGGTGATTAGCGAGCGAGAGATTGCTGAGATCCAGGAGGCCTACGAGTTGGGAGGCCTCTCCGAGGTGGTGACCCGCATTCAGTGCAGTCTGGAGACCATCTGGAATGCCCAGCTTGATATTGCCATCACGGGGGAATCGGGAGCTGGGAAATCCACGTTTGTTAATGCCTTGAGGGGTGTGaatgacgaggaggaggaagcagctgcaACGGGCGTGACGGAGACCACAGCCAAGCCCACGGCGTATCCCTACCCTGGCCATCCCAACGTCACCCTGTGGGACCTCCCTGGCATTGGCACGCCCAGTTTTCAAGCTGATCATTACTTAGAAGCAGTGGAGTTTTCTCGCTATGACTTCTTCGTCATCCTGGCCTCGGAGAGGTTTAAGGAGAACCACATCCGCTTGGGCCAGGCCATTGTCAAACAGGGCAAGCGGTTCTACTTCGTACGCACCAAGATGGACAATGACCTGGAGTCCATGCGGCGGAGGAAGAACCCACCAACCGAAAAGGACGTTTTGGAGGAGATCAGGAAGGACTGCCAGGAGAAGCTGGCCAAGGCTGAGCTGGCAGATGCCAAGGTCTTCTTGCTCAGCAGCTTTGAGATCAACAAGTTTGACTTCCAAATCTTTGAAGAAACCTTGGAGCAAGAATTACCAAGCCACAAACGCCATGCCTTCCTGTTGTCCCTGCCCAACGTCTCCTCGGCAGTcatagagaagaagaggcaactcCTCCACCAGGAAGTATGGAAGGTCGCTTTGATCTCCAGCTTGGTGGCTGCCGTCCCTTTGCCGGGCCTGGCCTTCACTTGCGATATCTCCATTTTGCTGAGGAAGCTGTCCACCTACCGGCAGGACTTCGGCCTGGATGCAGCCTCCTTGGCCCGGTTAGCGGAGCGCTCGGGGAAACCGCTGGAGGTTCTGAGGGCAGAAGTGCATAGCACTCTAGGCCGGAGCATCAACAGGGATGTGGTGATTGGGTTGCTGGGAAAGGCCACTGGCTCAGGCCTGGTAGTGGCGAATTTCTTCCTTCACCGGATCCCGATCTATGGTGCCCTGGCTGCTGGCGGCATTTCCTTCCACACCACCTACTCCATGTTGAGCCAGTGCCTGGAAGAGCTAGCTGCCGACTCCCAGAAGGTCCTCATGAAGGCCTTTGACAGCGATGTCTGA
- the LOC134408186 gene encoding interferon-inducible GTPase 5-like gives MSGSPYLNELQLRNLKAQYEAQNASTTACQIQELLDSVNTLQVQVGILGECGAGVSTLVQALVDKPRRVADPWAYFREAPKPTKQAVTHPHPTYPNLTLYDLPGFEASEEPSAYLKRLGDLGRYSCVVVVVGSTSLRAAHLQVLKALKQKGKAVLVARTKVDLDLHTAERRLRARYNPGEQLGLIRKELAEKLAKDGIDAKKIFLVSGLETERYEFGRFEDSLEGEVLNLKRSHDGTLEDLTAVSQKKISELYEICHSGSLSEVLAVIHSALEEPAQIRLDVAVIGEAGSGKSSLVNALRGVGCGEPGAAPTGVTETTRKATAYLLPTVSNVYLWDLPGVGVTEEDVSHLDLARYDFFLLVASERYKHAHSCLARAVASAGKQAFFVRTKIDVDLEARPGSQPTPKEELQEQVRKSCEDALRKDGIDSPCVFLVSCLANQAYDLSLLQEALRSNAPDLKRKALKRAIPTVLSRLVRRKAKVLMRDVWGKALQLCLSCVENANLAAADSLIVTISSFCIDFGLDEASLERTAQATDRAVQLLQAKIQSPFARPLSSAYVLSLFTKPASLTNWVWSYVPYYGRGANVEPKISFESIYRMLKQVVVELSEDAERVLQTAYVED, from the exons ATGTCCGGTTCCCCGTACCTGAACGAATTGCAGCTGAGGAACCTGAAGGCCCAGTATGAGGCCCAGAACGCCAGCACCACTGCCTGCCAGATCCAGGAGCTATTGGACTCCGTGAACACCCTCCAGGTTCAGGTCGGGATCCTGGGAGAATGTGGCGCTGGGGTGAGCACGCTGGTTCAGGCTCTGGTGGACAAGCCCCGCCGGGTGGCGGACCCCTGGGCTTATTTCCGGGAAGCCCCGAAGCCCACCAAGCAGGCggtcacccacccccaccccacgtaCCCCAACCTGACCCTGTACGACCTGCCGGGCTTCGAGGCGTCTGAGGAACCATCTGCCTATCTCAAACGCTTGGGCGACCTGGGCAGGTACagctgtgtggtggtggtggtggggagcaccAGCTTGAGAGCGGCCCACCTGCAGGTCCTCAAGGCCCTCAAGCAAAAGGGGAAGGCCGTCCTCGTGGCCCGCACCAAGGTGGACTTGGACCTGCACACGGCAGAGAGGCGGCTCCGGGCCCGCTACAACCCCGGCGAGCAGCTGGGGCTGATCCGAAAGGAGCTGGCGGAGAAGTTAGCCAAGGACGGGATAGATGCCAAGAAGATTTTCCTGGTGTCTGGGCTGGAGACGGAGAGATACGAGTTTGGCCGCTTTGAGGACAGCCTGGAAGGAGAGGTGCTCAACTTGAAGAG AAGCCATGATGGGACCCTCGAGGACTTGACAGCCGTAAGTCAGAAGAAGATCTCGGAGCTATATGAGATTTGCCATTCCGGCAGCTTGTCTGAAGTCCTGGCTGTGATCCATTCGGCTTTGGAGGAGCCCGCACAAATCCGGTTGGATGTCGCAGTGATAGGGGAAGCCGGCTCTGGGAAGTCCTCACTCGTCAACGCCCTGAGAGGAGTGGGCTGCGGGGAGCCGGGTGCAGCTCCCACCGGGGTGACCGAGACCACAAGGAAAGCCACCGCCTACCTTCTCCCGACCGTCTCCAACGTGTACCTGTGGGATCTGCCGGGAGTCGGCGTGACGGAGGAGGACGTGAGCCACCTGGACCTCGCCCGCTACGACTTCTTCCTGCTGGTGGCCTCTGAACGCTATAAGCACGCCCACAGCTGCCTGGCCAGGGCTGTCGCCTCTGCGGGGAAGCAGGCCTTCTTCGTGCGGACCAAGATCGATGTGGATCTGGAGGCCCGGCCCGGGAGTCAGCCCACCCCCAAAGAGGAGCTGCAGGAACAGGTGCGGAAGAGCTGCGAGGATGCGCTGAGGAAGGACGGCATAGACTCACCGTGCGTCTTTCTGGTCTCCTGCCTCGCGAACCAAGCCTATGACCTTTCCCTCCTCCAGGAAGCCCTCAGGAGCAACGCCCCAGACTTGAAGAGGAAAGCTCTGAAGAGAGCCATCCCGACCGTCCTGTCCCGGCTAGTGAGACGGAAGGCCAAAGTGCTGATGAGGGACGTGTGGGGCAAGGCCCTGCAGCTCTGCCTCTCCTGTGTGGAGAACGCCAACCTGGCTGCGGCCGACAGCCTCATCGTCACCATCTCCAGCTTCTGCATTGACTTCGGCCTGGATGAAGCGTCCTTGGAGCGCACCGCACAGGCCACAGACAGAGCGGTCCAGCTGCTGCAGGCCAAGATCCAGAGCCCCTTTGCTAGGCCGCTGAGCTCGGCGTACGTGCTCAGCCTCTTCACCAAGCCAGCCTCGCTGACCAACTGGGTGTGGAGCTACGTGCCGTACTATGGGCGGGGGGCCAATGTGGAGCCCAAGATCTCCTTCGAGTCCATCTACAGGATGCTGAAACAAGTCGTGGTGGAGCTATCCGAAGATGCTGAGAGGGTGCTGCAGACGGCGTACGTGGAGGACTAG
- the ZNF576 gene encoding zinc finger protein 576 has translation MAEASSVSKSPLAEQLLKKVPDCNGLDASPPREHLPTCKLEPNNVEEESPTALSPVCPSPHGKGKESPSNNAIYSLGANQCFHCLITFPDEKFKARHMKREHPEDFVQANLRDALFVCFICNKAFESSRALICHQRGHASAPPSDCLHPTFDCPDCGCRFSQLTNYQHHRLGHAAGHSLPHQCPDCSKSFRQLSNLRRHQAFHQQTQELLPSRPYSCMECGESFNQEAGLHEHYIRHARGEL, from the exons ATGGCTGAGGCTTCTTCAGTTAGCAAGTCACCATTAGCTGAACAGCTTCTTAAGAAAGTGCCGGACTGCAATGGGCTAGATGCTTCGCCACCTCGGGAGCATCTACCAACCTGTAAATTGGAACCTAACAATGTAGAAGAAGAGAGTCCTACAGCGCTGTCACCGGTCTGCCCAAGCCCACATGGCAAAGGCAAAGAATCCCCTAGCAACAATGCAATCT ACAGCTTGGGTGCCAATCAGTGTTTTCACTGCCTGATTACCTTCCCGGATGAGAAATTTAAGGCGCGACACATGAAACGGGAGCACCCGGAGGACTTTGTTCAAGCCAACCTCCGTGATGCCCTTTTTGTCTGCTTTATTTGCAACAAGGCCTTTGAGAGTTCTCGTGCGCTCATCTGCCATCAGCGGGGTCATGCGTCggctccaccctctgactgcttGCACCCTACCTTTGACTGCCCTGACTGTGGCTGCCGTTTTAGCCAGTTAACCAACTACCAGCATCACCGCCTGGGCCATGCTGCTGGGCACAGCTTGCCTCACCAGTGCCCAGATTGCAGCAAGAGCTTCCGACAACTTTCAAACCTGCGTCGGCACCAGGCTTTCCATCAGCAGACCCAGGAGTTGCTGCCCTCCCGCCCTTATTCCTGTATGGAGTGTGGTGAGAGCTTTAACCAGGAGGCGGGGCTGCATGAACACTATATCCGCCATGCCCGTGGAGAGCTCTAG
- the LOC134408091 gene encoding zinc finger protein 239-like isoform X2 — protein sequence MGDLQGLSTMQEEEDESEATSVSSGDSSPLTPAANGYPVGPRSKEPQTTARELLEDVGEAGQDRLSSSQAPSPEWHECPECGRGFGTSRALKVHRSYHVGRKRPHSGSSSSKPPPPLILPGNSESQEGRIAPTSGRGRAFHYICAECGLGFASPATLEGHRCEHGWRRSPPAPPRNKPSPSPAPREANGEQDADGADGPYHCTECPGEFGLVSELHEHYMLHARGEL from the exons ATGGGAGACTTACAAG GTCTCTCCACCATGCAAGAAGAGGAGGATGAATCTGAAGCAACCTCGGTATCTTCTGGAGACAGCAGCCCCCTAACCCCAGCTGCCAATGGCTATCCAG TGGGCCCTCGAAGCAAAGAGCCACAGACAACTGCCCGGGAGCTGTTAGAGGACGTTGGAGAGGCTGGGCAGGATCGCTTGAGCTCTTCGCAGGCCCCCAGCCCTGAGTGGCACGAATGCCCCGAATGCGGACGTGGCTTTGGCACTTCACGGGCTCTGAAGGTGCATCGCAGCTACCACGTGGGGCGCAAGCGGCCACACAGCGGTTCCTCTTCCTCCAAGCCGCCACCGCCTCTGATCTTGCCCGGTAACTCCGAGAGCCAGGAAGGGCGGATAGCCCCAACCTCTGGCCGGGGCAGAGCTTTCCACTACATATGCGCCGAGTGCGGCCTGGGCTTTGCCTCTCCTGCCACGCTGGAGGGTCATCGCTGTGAACATGGCTGGCGCCGGAGCCCCCCGGCCCCTCCCCGAAACAAGCCTtcgccctcccctgcccccagggAGGCCAATGGGGAGCAGGACGCAGATGGGGCCGATGGACCGTACCATTGCACCGAGTGCCCTGGGGAGTTTGGCTTGGTGTCGGAACTTCACGAGCACTACATGCTCCATGCTCGCGGAGAGCTGTAG
- the LOC134408091 gene encoding zinc finger protein 48-like isoform X1, producing MSEVPKHVEAGSAEDIGFEEEDGTPTGLSTMQEEEDESEATSVSSGDSSPLTPAANGYPVGPRSKEPQTTARELLEDVGEAGQDRLSSSQAPSPEWHECPECGRGFGTSRALKVHRSYHVGRKRPHSGSSSSKPPPPLILPGNSESQEGRIAPTSGRGRAFHYICAECGLGFASPATLEGHRCEHGWRRSPPAPPRNKPSPSPAPREANGEQDADGADGPYHCTECPGEFGLVSELHEHYMLHARGEL from the exons ATGTCTGAAGTACCCAAGCATGTGGAAGCTGGGAGCGCTGAGGACATTGGCTTTGAGGAGGAGGATGGGACTCCGACCG GTCTCTCCACCATGCAAGAAGAGGAGGATGAATCTGAAGCAACCTCGGTATCTTCTGGAGACAGCAGCCCCCTAACCCCAGCTGCCAATGGCTATCCAG TGGGCCCTCGAAGCAAAGAGCCACAGACAACTGCCCGGGAGCTGTTAGAGGACGTTGGAGAGGCTGGGCAGGATCGCTTGAGCTCTTCGCAGGCCCCCAGCCCTGAGTGGCACGAATGCCCCGAATGCGGACGTGGCTTTGGCACTTCACGGGCTCTGAAGGTGCATCGCAGCTACCACGTGGGGCGCAAGCGGCCACACAGCGGTTCCTCTTCCTCCAAGCCGCCACCGCCTCTGATCTTGCCCGGTAACTCCGAGAGCCAGGAAGGGCGGATAGCCCCAACCTCTGGCCGGGGCAGAGCTTTCCACTACATATGCGCCGAGTGCGGCCTGGGCTTTGCCTCTCCTGCCACGCTGGAGGGTCATCGCTGTGAACATGGCTGGCGCCGGAGCCCCCCGGCCCCTCCCCGAAACAAGCCTtcgccctcccctgcccccagggAGGCCAATGGGGAGCAGGACGCAGATGGGGCCGATGGACCGTACCATTGCACCGAGTGCCCTGGGGAGTTTGGCTTGGTGTCGGAACTTCACGAGCACTACATGCTCCATGCTCGCGGAGAGCTGTAG
- the LOC134408091 gene encoding zinc finger protein 48-like isoform X3 — MQEEEDESEATSVSSGDSSPLTPAANGYPVGPRSKEPQTTARELLEDVGEAGQDRLSSSQAPSPEWHECPECGRGFGTSRALKVHRSYHVGRKRPHSGSSSSKPPPPLILPGNSESQEGRIAPTSGRGRAFHYICAECGLGFASPATLEGHRCEHGWRRSPPAPPRNKPSPSPAPREANGEQDADGADGPYHCTECPGEFGLVSELHEHYMLHARGEL; from the exons ATGCAAGAAGAGGAGGATGAATCTGAAGCAACCTCGGTATCTTCTGGAGACAGCAGCCCCCTAACCCCAGCTGCCAATGGCTATCCAG TGGGCCCTCGAAGCAAAGAGCCACAGACAACTGCCCGGGAGCTGTTAGAGGACGTTGGAGAGGCTGGGCAGGATCGCTTGAGCTCTTCGCAGGCCCCCAGCCCTGAGTGGCACGAATGCCCCGAATGCGGACGTGGCTTTGGCACTTCACGGGCTCTGAAGGTGCATCGCAGCTACCACGTGGGGCGCAAGCGGCCACACAGCGGTTCCTCTTCCTCCAAGCCGCCACCGCCTCTGATCTTGCCCGGTAACTCCGAGAGCCAGGAAGGGCGGATAGCCCCAACCTCTGGCCGGGGCAGAGCTTTCCACTACATATGCGCCGAGTGCGGCCTGGGCTTTGCCTCTCCTGCCACGCTGGAGGGTCATCGCTGTGAACATGGCTGGCGCCGGAGCCCCCCGGCCCCTCCCCGAAACAAGCCTtcgccctcccctgcccccagggAGGCCAATGGGGAGCAGGACGCAGATGGGGCCGATGGACCGTACCATTGCACCGAGTGCCCTGGGGAGTTTGGCTTGGTGTCGGAACTTCACGAGCACTACATGCTCCATGCTCGCGGAGAGCTGTAG